A single genomic interval of Spinacia oleracea cultivar Varoflay chromosome 6, BTI_SOV_V1, whole genome shotgun sequence harbors:
- the LOC110791668 gene encoding uncharacterized protein isoform X1 yields MKGVALVVVVFILASALAEAGLPINKPKKVRCKNKYSPCYEKDLYCPASCPRTCSVNCNSCQAVCGLVPPFPPPPSKFQKPKTVECKDRKFSSCYNKPLNCPASCSRTCSVDCATCQPVCHSVNLPHSPSPKRVRCMNKKYPACYYREFICPAACPQTCQVDSVTCSPVCNCNKPGAVCQDPRFIGADGITFYFHGKKDQDFCLVTDSNLHINAHFIGKRDSNMGRDFTWVQSLGILFNNHTLYIGALNTTTWNDAMDRLSLSYDDQPINLLETEGASWKSTDSSVSVIITRSRSTNAVEVEVEGNFKIKAVVVPITEKDSLIHKYGISPKKDCFAHLDLSFKFNSLSDEVNGVLGQTYGRNYTSRVKMGVANPVLGGEKEFQSSSMFATDCAAARYNGNWNYGSYSYQRIKYADLNCASGTSGRGVVCKR; encoded by the exons ATGAAGGGAGTTGCATTAGTGGTTGTCGTCTTTATCCTTGCATCAGCGCTTGCTGAGGCAGGACTGCCGATAAACAAGCCTAAGAAAGTCCGGTGCAAAAACAAGTATTCCCCTTGTTATGAAAAAGATCTGTACTGTCCAGCTTCGTGCCCTCGAACATGTTCAGTTAACTGTAACAGTTGTCAGGCTGTCTGTGGACTTGTGCCACCATTTCCACCTCCCCCATCTAAGTTCCAAAAGCCAAAGACAGTTGAATGTAAGGACAGGAAGTTCAGTTCTTGTTACAACAAACCTCTTAATTGTCCTGCTTCTTGCTCGCGTACTTGCAGTGTTGATTGTGCAACCTGTCAGCCTGTTTGTCATTCTGTAAATCTGCCACATTCACCTAGTCCCAAACGTGTTAGGTGTATGAACAAGAAGTACCCTGCTTGCTACTACAGGGAGTTCATTTGCCCTGCTGCTTGTCCTCAGACCTGTCAAGTTGATAGTGTCACTTGCAGTCCTGTTTGCA ACTGCAACAAACCAGGAGCAGTGTGCCAGGACCCAAGATTCATCGGAGCAGATGGCATCACATTCTACTTCCACGGAAAGAAAGACCAAGATTTCTGCCTTGTTACAGACTCCAATCTCCACATTAACGCTCACTTCATAGGGAAGCGTGACTCCAACATGGGAAGGGACTTCACTTGGGTCCAGTCCCTAGGCATCCTCTTTAACAACCACACACTCTACATTGGAGCCTTAAATACCACTACTTGGAACGATGCCATGGACCGACTTTCACTTTCCTACGATGACCAACCCATCAACCTCCTAGAGACGGAAGGTGCTAGCTGGAAATCTACAGACAGTAGTGTGAGTGTGATTATAACAAGGTCAAGGTCCACAAACGCGGTTGAGGTTGAGGTAGAGGGAAACTTTAAGATCAAGGCTGTAGTAGTCCCCATAACAGAGAAGGATTCATTGATACACAAGTATGGTATAAGTCCCAAAAAGGATTGTTTTGCTCACCTTGACTTAAGCTTCAAGTTTAACTCCTTAAGTGATGAAGTGAATGGGGTGTTAGGCCAAACCTATGGAAGAAACTACACCAGCCGGGTTAAAATGGGAGTAGCTAATCCTGTACTTGGAGGGGAAAAGGAGTTCCAGTCCTCAAGCATGTTTGCTACCGATTGCGCAGCTGCAAGGTACaatgggaattggaattatggGAGTTATAGTTATCAAAGGATCAAGTATGCTGATCTCAACTGTGCTTCTGGCACTAGTGGCCGTGGAGTTGTCTGCAAACGCTGA
- the LOC110791668 gene encoding uncharacterized protein isoform X2, which yields MKGVALVVVVFILASALAEAGLPINKPKKVRCKNKYSPCYEKDLYCPASCPRTCSVNCNSCQAVCGLVPPFPPPPSKFQKPKTVEYCNKPGAVCQDPRFIGADGITFYFHGKKDQDFCLVTDSNLHINAHFIGKRDSNMGRDFTWVQSLGILFNNHTLYIGALNTTTWNDAMDRLSLSYDDQPINLLETEGASWKSTDSSVSVIITRSRSTNAVEVEVEGNFKIKAVVVPITEKDSLIHKYGISPKKDCFAHLDLSFKFNSLSDEVNGVLGQTYGRNYTSRVKMGVANPVLGGEKEFQSSSMFATDCAAARYNGNWNYGSYSYQRIKYADLNCASGTSGRGVVCKR from the exons ATGAAGGGAGTTGCATTAGTGGTTGTCGTCTTTATCCTTGCATCAGCGCTTGCTGAGGCAGGACTGCCGATAAACAAGCCTAAGAAAGTCCGGTGCAAAAACAAGTATTCCCCTTGTTATGAAAAAGATCTGTACTGTCCAGCTTCGTGCCCTCGAACATGTTCAGTTAACTGTAACAGTTGTCAGGCTGTCTGTGGACTTGTGCCACCATTTCCACCTCCCCCATCTAAGTTCCAAAAGCCAAAGACAGTTGAAT ACTGCAACAAACCAGGAGCAGTGTGCCAGGACCCAAGATTCATCGGAGCAGATGGCATCACATTCTACTTCCACGGAAAGAAAGACCAAGATTTCTGCCTTGTTACAGACTCCAATCTCCACATTAACGCTCACTTCATAGGGAAGCGTGACTCCAACATGGGAAGGGACTTCACTTGGGTCCAGTCCCTAGGCATCCTCTTTAACAACCACACACTCTACATTGGAGCCTTAAATACCACTACTTGGAACGATGCCATGGACCGACTTTCACTTTCCTACGATGACCAACCCATCAACCTCCTAGAGACGGAAGGTGCTAGCTGGAAATCTACAGACAGTAGTGTGAGTGTGATTATAACAAGGTCAAGGTCCACAAACGCGGTTGAGGTTGAGGTAGAGGGAAACTTTAAGATCAAGGCTGTAGTAGTCCCCATAACAGAGAAGGATTCATTGATACACAAGTATGGTATAAGTCCCAAAAAGGATTGTTTTGCTCACCTTGACTTAAGCTTCAAGTTTAACTCCTTAAGTGATGAAGTGAATGGGGTGTTAGGCCAAACCTATGGAAGAAACTACACCAGCCGGGTTAAAATGGGAGTAGCTAATCCTGTACTTGGAGGGGAAAAGGAGTTCCAGTCCTCAAGCATGTTTGCTACCGATTGCGCAGCTGCAAGGTACaatgggaattggaattatggGAGTTATAGTTATCAAAGGATCAAGTATGCTGATCTCAACTGTGCTTCTGGCACTAGTGGCCGTGGAGTTGTCTGCAAACGCTGA
- the LOC110791679 gene encoding uncharacterized protein, translating into MKRAGVVAVILLLSLALAEAAPAPDYVNPGDVTIVPVEPKAPNGPKDKEPKEPKEPKEPKEPKEPKEPKEPKEPKEPKEPKEPKEPKVPVVYTPPSPPTTTPPPPTTTPSPPTTTPAPPTTTPSPPTTTPSPPTTTPTPPSSSSPKQVRCMDRYYPGCYYRQFTCPAACAESCQVDCNTCSPVCDCNKPGAVCQDPRFVGADGITFYFHGKKDQDFCLVSDSNLHINAHFIGKRTANMGRDFTWVQALGLLFNNHKIYIGAQKTATWNDAMDRISLSFDGQPIDLLETEGASWQSPAGDVTITRVRATNAVEIQAEGNFKIKAVVVPITQKDSLIHKYGVTQEDCFAHLDLSFKFNSLTRQVSGVLGQTYASNYVSRVKMGVAMPVLGGDREFHSSSIFATDCAVARFNGKGKGKGNGNQISEEGIQFADLNCSSGFSGRGVVCKR; encoded by the exons ATGAAGCGAGCAGGGGTGGTGGCAGTCATCCTCCTTCTTTCCTTGGCATTGGCTGAGGCGGCTCCAGCGCCTGATTACGTTAACCCAGGTGATGTAACTATCGTACCCGTGGAGCCTAAGGCACCCAACGGGCCCAAGGATAAGGAGCCCAAAGAGCCCAAAGAGCCTAAGGAGCCAAAAGAGCCTAAAGAACCCAAAGAGCCTAAGGAGCCTAAGGAACCCAAAGAGCCTAAGGAGCCTAAGGAACCCAAAGAGCCTAAAGTGCCTGTGGTTTACACACCTCCTTCACCACCAACAACTACCCCTCCACCACCCACAACCACCCCATCACCACCCACAACCACCCCAGCGCCACCTACGACTACCCCATCACCACCCACGACGACCCCATCTCCACCCACGACAACCCCAACTCCACCATCATCATCTAGTCCTAAGCAAGTAAGGTGCATGGACAGGTACTATCCGGGCTGCTACTATAGGCAATTTACTTGTCCCGCTGCATGTGCTGAGAGTTGCCAAGTTGACTGTAACACTTGTAGTCCTGTTTGTG ATTGTAACAAGCCAGGTGCGGTGTGCCAAGATCCAAGGTTCGTAGGAGCAGATGGAATTACATTTTACTTCCACGGCAAGAAAGACCAAGACTTCTGCCTCGTCTCCGACTCCAACCTCCACATCAACGCTCATTTCATTGGAAAACGTACCGCTAACATGGGACGAGACTTCACCTGGGTCCAAGCCCTAGGTCTCCTCTTTAACAACCACAAGATCTACATCGGAGCCCAAAAGACCGCCACATGGAACGATGCCATGGACCGTATTTCCCTCTCCTTCGACGGCCAACCCATCGACCTCCTAGAAACCGAGGGTGCCAGCTGGCAATCACCTGCTGGAGACGTGACCATCACCCGTGTTAGGGCAACAAACGCGGTAGAAATACAAGCCGAGGGTAACTTCAAGATCAAGGCGGTTGTGGTCCCAATCACCCAAAAAGATTCCTTGATCCACAAGTATGGTGTGACACAAGAAGATTGTTTTGCTCACCTTGACTTGAGCTTCAAGTTTAACTCGTTGACTAGACAAGTGAGTGGGGTATTGGGTCAAACTTATGCTAGTAACTATGTGAGTAGGGTTAAGATGGGAGTGGCAATGCCTGTCTTAGGTGGCGATAGGGAATTCCATTCCTCAAGTATCTTTGCTACTGATTGTGCTGTGGCTAGGTTCAAcgggaaagggaaagggaaagggaatgggAATCAAATTTCTGAAGAGGGAATTCAGTTTGCTGATCTCAACTGTTCTTCTGGATTCAGTGGCCGTGGAGTTGTCTGCAAGCGTTGA